One stretch of Microbacterium terrae DNA includes these proteins:
- the aceE gene encoding pyruvate dehydrogenase (acetyl-transferring), homodimeric type, giving the protein MTVNDQDPYSQDPLDSDPEETAEWQESLQQLVQSRGHGRGREIMLSLLQTSHELQLNVPQVPTTDYINTISPDAEPAFPGDEELERRYRRWIRWNAALTVHRAQRPGIGVGGHISTYASSASLYEVGFNHFFRGLDDPNGGDQVFIQGHASPGIYARSFLEGRLSEEQLDGFRQEKSKAPNALPSYPHPRLMPEYWQFPTVSMGLGPINAIYQAMTNKYLTNRGIKDLSNSHVWAFLGDGEMDEVESRGQLQVAANEGLDNLTFVVNCNLQRLDGPVRGNGKIIQELESYFRGAGWNVIKVVWGSGWDELLAKDTDGALVHLMNTTPDGDFQTYRAEDGAFIREHFFGRDERTAALVKDWSDDDIWGKLRRGGLDYRKVYGAYKAAMEHKGQPTVILAKTIKGYGLGHHFEGRNATHQMKKMTLQDLKYFRDSMRIPVSDAQLEENPYAPPYYNPGAQDETIQYMLERRRALGGFLPERRTHHVGLQLPGDEAYALPKKGSGTQEIATTMAFVRLLKDLLRSKDFGHRIVPIIPDEARTFGMDAYFPTAKIYNPHGQNYTSVDRELLLAYKESPQGQILHVGINEAGAVAAFTATGTSYSTHGEPLIPVYVFYSMFGFQRTGDAQWAAGDQMARGFIIGATAGRTTLTGEGLQHADGHSPLLASTNPATLSYDPAYGYEIAHIVRSGIERMYGGNHPDPNVMYYMTVYNEPLVQPAEPADVDVDGIVRGIHRVSTAEGEGPRVQILASGVGVPWAFEAQQLLRDDWGVQADIWSVTSWGELRRDGLAADEHNFLHPEAEPRTAYITEKLKDAAGPVVAVSDFMHAVQDQIRPWVPNSFVTLGADGFGFSDTRAAARRYFKIDGPSIVVRTLQALAAEGKVDRALSAQAIEKYRLHDVTAGTSGNAGGES; this is encoded by the coding sequence GTGACTGTCAACGATCAGGATCCGTATTCGCAGGACCCCCTCGACAGTGATCCCGAAGAGACCGCCGAGTGGCAGGAGTCCCTCCAGCAGCTCGTGCAGTCGCGGGGCCACGGGCGCGGACGCGAGATCATGCTGAGCCTGCTGCAGACCTCCCACGAGTTGCAGCTGAACGTCCCGCAGGTGCCCACCACGGACTACATCAACACCATCTCGCCCGACGCGGAGCCCGCCTTCCCGGGCGACGAGGAGCTCGAGCGCCGCTACCGCCGGTGGATCCGCTGGAACGCCGCGCTCACGGTGCACCGCGCGCAGCGCCCCGGCATCGGCGTGGGCGGCCACATCTCCACGTACGCCTCGTCGGCGTCGCTGTACGAAGTGGGCTTCAACCACTTCTTCCGCGGGCTCGACGACCCCAACGGCGGCGACCAGGTGTTCATCCAGGGTCACGCCTCCCCCGGCATCTACGCGCGCTCCTTCCTCGAAGGACGCCTGTCGGAGGAGCAGCTCGACGGCTTCCGCCAGGAGAAGTCGAAGGCCCCGAACGCGCTGCCCTCGTACCCGCACCCGCGCCTCATGCCGGAGTACTGGCAGTTCCCGACGGTCTCGATGGGTCTCGGCCCGATCAACGCCATCTACCAGGCGATGACCAACAAGTACCTCACGAACCGCGGCATCAAGGACCTCTCGAACTCCCACGTGTGGGCGTTCCTCGGCGACGGCGAGATGGACGAGGTCGAGAGCCGCGGCCAGCTGCAGGTCGCGGCGAACGAGGGCCTCGACAACCTCACCTTCGTCGTCAACTGCAACCTGCAGCGCCTCGACGGCCCGGTCCGCGGCAACGGCAAGATCATCCAGGAGCTCGAGAGCTACTTCCGCGGCGCCGGATGGAACGTCATCAAGGTCGTCTGGGGCTCCGGCTGGGACGAGCTGCTGGCCAAGGACACCGACGGCGCGCTCGTGCACCTCATGAACACGACGCCCGACGGCGATTTCCAGACCTACCGCGCCGAGGACGGCGCCTTCATCCGCGAGCACTTCTTCGGGCGCGACGAGCGCACGGCCGCGCTGGTGAAGGACTGGTCCGACGACGACATCTGGGGCAAGCTCCGCCGCGGCGGGCTCGACTACCGCAAGGTGTACGGCGCGTACAAGGCGGCGATGGAGCACAAGGGCCAGCCCACCGTGATCCTCGCCAAGACGATCAAGGGCTACGGCCTCGGTCATCACTTCGAGGGACGCAACGCGACCCACCAGATGAAGAAGATGACCCTGCAGGACCTCAAGTACTTCCGCGACTCGATGCGCATCCCCGTGTCGGACGCGCAGCTCGAGGAGAACCCCTACGCCCCGCCGTACTACAACCCCGGCGCTCAGGATGAGACGATCCAGTACATGCTGGAGCGTCGCCGCGCGCTCGGCGGATTCCTCCCCGAGCGCCGCACGCACCACGTCGGCCTGCAGCTGCCCGGCGATGAGGCGTACGCGCTCCCCAAGAAGGGCTCGGGCACGCAGGAGATCGCCACGACCATGGCGTTCGTCCGACTCCTGAAGGACCTGCTCCGCTCGAAGGACTTCGGCCACCGGATCGTGCCGATCATCCCCGACGAGGCGCGCACGTTCGGTATGGACGCCTACTTCCCGACGGCGAAGATCTACAACCCGCACGGCCAGAACTACACGTCGGTCGACCGCGAACTGCTCCTCGCCTACAAGGAGAGCCCGCAGGGCCAGATCCTTCACGTCGGGATCAACGAGGCCGGCGCCGTCGCGGCGTTCACGGCCACCGGAACCTCGTACTCGACGCACGGCGAGCCGCTCATCCCGGTCTACGTCTTCTACTCGATGTTCGGCTTCCAGCGCACCGGCGACGCCCAGTGGGCGGCGGGCGACCAGATGGCCCGCGGCTTCATCATCGGCGCGACCGCCGGTCGCACCACGCTCACCGGTGAGGGTCTGCAGCACGCGGACGGACACTCGCCGCTGCTCGCATCCACGAACCCGGCCACGCTGTCGTACGACCCGGCGTACGGGTACGAGATCGCGCACATCGTCCGCTCGGGCATCGAGCGCATGTACGGCGGCAACCACCCCGACCCCAACGTCATGTACTACATGACGGTGTACAACGAGCCGCTCGTCCAGCCGGCCGAGCCCGCGGATGTGGACGTCGACGGCATCGTGCGCGGCATCCACCGGGTGTCGACCGCTGAGGGCGAGGGCCCCCGGGTCCAGATCCTCGCATCGGGCGTCGGCGTGCCGTGGGCGTTCGAGGCGCAGCAGCTCCTGCGCGACGACTGGGGCGTTCAGGCCGACATCTGGTCGGTCACATCGTGGGGCGAGCTGCGCCGCGACGGTCTCGCCGCCGACGAGCACAACTTCCTCCACCCCGAGGCAGAGCCGCGCACCGCGTACATCACCGAGAAGCTCAAGGATGCCGCGGGCCCCGTGGTCGCCGTGAGCGACTTCATGCACGCCGTGCAGGACCAGATCCGGCCGTGGGTGCCGAACTCGTTCGTGACCCTCGGTGCCGACGGCTTCGGCTTCAGCGACACCCGCGCCGCAGCGCGCCGCTACTTCAAGATCGACGGTCCGTCGATCGTGGTGCGCACGCTCCAGGCGCTGGCCGCCGAAGGCAAGGTGGACCGCGCTCTGTCGGCTCAGGCGATCGAGAAGTACCGCCTGCACGACGTGACCGCCGGTACGAGCGGAAACGCCGGCGGCGAGAGCTGA